A part of Corynebacterium lactis RW2-5 genomic DNA contains:
- the ptsP gene encoding phosphoenolpyruvate--protein phosphotransferase: MFEEHTVVFGIGVSTGTASAEVVKVLPAPGVNEAEPASTDAAADGQRVREAMAAVASALKDQAEHSNAKARPILEATAQLASDRALAKAVDKKLKKGSGVTRAVHDAVEDYAQLLASLGGYMAERVTDLYDVRDRTICELRGLPKPGVPFVSSPSILLADDLAPAETVGLDPELVVGIVTAGGGPTSHTAILAAQLGIPAVVKASGIMDVEAGTTVAIDGGAGEVIVHPTEEEIAELHERAKRRAAALAESTGAGKTADGFPVKLLANIGTAEDGEAAAKKDVEGTGLFRTEFLFLDRESAPTLEEQTETYTRVLEAFGTRRVVVRTLDAGADKPLSFADLGEEENPALGRRGLRLAQAREDLMDTQLDALAAAFEATGRKADLRVMAPMVATTEEATWFADKARERGLPSVGIMIEVPAAAIRAKQLLSIVDFASIGTNDLSQYTMAADRMQGALSDLLSPWQPAVLQMIRSACKGGDATGKPISVCGEAGGDPLLALVLVGLGVGSLSMATKKVPAVRAALRMHDRTTCQQMAAYAVDAATAEDARAAVENLANPKIKDLL; the protein is encoded by the coding sequence GTGTTTGAAGAACACACCGTCGTCTTCGGCATCGGAGTCTCTACTGGCACCGCAAGTGCAGAGGTGGTGAAGGTCCTCCCCGCCCCAGGTGTGAACGAAGCCGAGCCGGCCAGTACGGACGCCGCCGCTGATGGCCAGCGTGTGCGCGAGGCCATGGCCGCCGTTGCCTCCGCTTTGAAGGACCAGGCCGAGCACTCCAATGCCAAGGCCCGTCCAATTCTTGAGGCCACCGCTCAGCTCGCCTCCGACCGCGCGCTGGCCAAGGCCGTGGACAAGAAGCTGAAGAAAGGCTCCGGCGTCACCCGCGCGGTACACGACGCCGTCGAGGACTACGCCCAGCTGCTGGCCAGCTTGGGCGGCTATATGGCCGAGCGAGTCACCGACCTCTACGACGTCCGCGATCGCACGATCTGCGAACTCCGCGGGCTTCCCAAGCCCGGTGTCCCCTTCGTCTCTTCCCCCTCCATTTTGCTTGCCGACGACCTGGCGCCGGCCGAAACCGTCGGCCTGGACCCGGAACTTGTCGTGGGAATCGTCACGGCGGGTGGAGGTCCGACTAGCCACACTGCTATCTTGGCAGCACAGCTCGGCATCCCGGCAGTCGTCAAGGCGAGCGGAATCATGGACGTTGAAGCTGGCACCACAGTCGCAATTGACGGTGGCGCGGGCGAGGTAATCGTCCACCCGACCGAAGAAGAGATTGCGGAGCTGCACGAGCGTGCAAAGCGTCGCGCTGCCGCACTGGCGGAGTCGACCGGTGCCGGCAAGACGGCGGATGGTTTCCCAGTGAAGTTGCTGGCGAACATCGGCACGGCCGAGGATGGCGAGGCCGCAGCCAAGAAGGACGTGGAGGGCACAGGCCTGTTCCGCACCGAGTTCCTCTTCCTCGACCGCGAGAGCGCACCGACGCTCGAAGAGCAGACGGAAACCTACACCCGTGTGCTCGAGGCTTTCGGCACGCGCCGCGTAGTCGTGCGCACTCTGGACGCCGGGGCGGATAAACCGCTTAGCTTCGCTGACCTCGGCGAGGAGGAAAACCCGGCGCTGGGACGTCGCGGTTTGCGCCTGGCGCAGGCTCGGGAGGATCTGATGGATACTCAGCTCGATGCCCTCGCCGCAGCCTTCGAGGCCACCGGCCGCAAGGCTGACCTGCGGGTCATGGCTCCGATGGTGGCGACCACGGAAGAAGCAACCTGGTTCGCTGACAAGGCCCGGGAACGTGGGCTGCCTTCGGTCGGCATCATGATTGAGGTCCCGGCCGCCGCGATTAGGGCCAAGCAGCTGCTGTCGATCGTGGACTTCGCCTCCATCGGCACCAACGACCTGTCGCAGTACACGATGGCCGCCGACCGAATGCAGGGCGCGCTGTCCGATTTGCTCTCCCCGTGGCAGCCGGCAGTGCTGCAGATGATTAGGTCAGCGTGTAAGGGCGGCGACGCAACGGGCAAGCCTATCAGCGTCTGTGGTGAGGCTGGTGGCGACCCGCTGCTCGCGCTCGTCCTCGTTGGCCTCGGTGTGGGATCTTTGTCGATGGCGACGAAGAAGGTCCCCGCGGTCCGCGCAGCCCTGCGAATGCACGACCGCACTACGTGCCAGCAGATGGCTGCTTACGCCGTCGACGCTGCGACGGCTGAAGACGCGAGGGCGGCCGTGGAGAACCTGGCAAATCCGAAGATTAAGGATCTGCTCTAG
- a CDS encoding dicarboxylate/amino acid:cation symporter has protein sequence MSSTPRFTQSLLFRVIVAIILGVICSFFFPEWLAKVFVTFNGLFGNFLGFFIPVLIFALITPAIASLGKGAGKWLGITTGIAYGSTIFSGLLAYGASQALYPWLLGSDQTAKSVDIEKGALEGFFSVEMPPPFEVMTALLLAFCVGLAMTAVKSDSLYRASEQLRDVIMKVISSFIIPLLPIYIFGMFLAMGMNGNLTATLSMFFKVLVLAIIGTVVLLAIQFAIAGAVAGRNPLTSLKNMMPAYATALGTSSSAATIPVTYKSALQNGVTEKVAGFTVPLCATIHLAGSMMKISLFAFAIMYMSSQPVSFGMAVGFILMLGVTMIAAPGVPGGAIMAAVGLLSSMLGFNEEQVALMIAAYIAIDSFGTACNVTGDGAIAMVVNRFAKGAIVDRSAELEAEVN, from the coding sequence ATGAGTTCCACTCCGCGATTTACGCAGTCGCTTCTCTTCCGCGTGATTGTCGCCATCATCCTCGGTGTCATCTGCAGCTTCTTCTTTCCAGAATGGCTGGCCAAGGTCTTCGTCACTTTTAATGGCCTGTTCGGTAACTTCCTGGGATTCTTCATCCCGGTCCTGATCTTCGCCCTGATTACCCCGGCTATTGCGAGCCTCGGTAAGGGCGCCGGAAAATGGCTCGGAATCACCACCGGTATCGCCTACGGCTCGACCATTTTCTCCGGCCTACTCGCCTACGGCGCTTCGCAGGCTTTGTACCCGTGGCTGCTGGGATCCGACCAGACCGCAAAGTCCGTCGATATTGAGAAGGGCGCCCTTGAGGGCTTCTTCTCGGTTGAGATGCCGCCGCCATTCGAGGTTATGACCGCCCTGCTGCTGGCCTTCTGCGTCGGCCTGGCCATGACCGCGGTCAAGTCCGATTCGCTCTACCGCGCCTCCGAGCAGCTCCGCGACGTGATTATGAAGGTCATCTCCTCTTTCATCATTCCGCTGCTGCCGATCTACATCTTCGGCATGTTCCTGGCCATGGGCATGAACGGCAACCTGACTGCCACCCTGTCCATGTTCTTCAAGGTCCTGGTCCTGGCAATTATCGGCACCGTCGTGCTGCTGGCAATCCAGTTTGCCATCGCTGGCGCCGTCGCGGGCCGCAACCCGCTGACTTCCCTGAAGAACATGATGCCTGCATACGCGACCGCACTGGGTACTTCTTCCTCCGCCGCGACCATCCCGGTTACCTACAAGTCCGCACTGCAAAACGGTGTCACTGAGAAGGTCGCCGGCTTCACCGTGCCGCTGTGCGCGACCATTCACCTGGCCGGCTCGATGATGAAGATCTCGCTATTTGCGTTCGCCATCATGTACATGAGCTCTCAGCCGGTGTCCTTCGGCATGGCTGTCGGCTTCATCCTGATGCTGGGGGTAACCATGATTGCCGCCCCGGGCGTGCCGGGTGGCGCCATCATGGCCGCGGTTGGTCTGCTGTCTTCCATGCTCGGCTTCAACGAGGAGCAGGTCGCTCTGATGATTGCTGCCTACATCGCCATCGATTCCTTCGGTACAGCCTGTAACGTTACGGGTGACGGTGCCATCGCTATGGTCGTCAACCGCTTCGCAAAGGGCGCCATCGTCGACCGCTCTGCCGAGCTCGAAGCAGAAGTTAACTAA
- a CDS encoding DMT family transporter, translating into MAWLVLIASGAFEAVWAVALDKSQGFTRLVPSLVFVVALVISMGGLAWAMKTLPLGTSYAVWVGVGASLAVVYSFAAGAETVSIAKIIFLIMIVGGVVGLKAVS; encoded by the coding sequence GTGGCCTGGTTAGTTTTGATTGCCTCCGGAGCTTTCGAAGCCGTGTGGGCCGTTGCCCTGGATAAGTCGCAGGGTTTTACTCGGCTGGTGCCCTCACTTGTTTTCGTCGTGGCCCTTGTTATCTCCATGGGAGGCCTAGCCTGGGCCATGAAAACGCTACCGCTCGGCACGTCATATGCGGTGTGGGTCGGGGTTGGTGCCAGTTTGGCTGTTGTTTACTCCTTTGCGGCCGGCGCAGAGACCGTCTCGATCGCGAAGATTATTTTCCTGATCATGATTGTCGGTGGTGTCGTCGGTCTAAAGGCCGTCTCTTAA
- a CDS encoding thiamine pyrophosphate-binding protein: MSTSPARVDASLTSVPAPTPAPRNPGKVSATVSTAIAEELRSFCRHCFGLIGNANSHFISALTESGFGYSSVRHESAAVGAADAFYRAGGGMAIATTTCGAGFTNALTTLAEAKAARIPLIFVTGTHPATPRPFDLDQSALLDALGVCYLTASPSSARADARIAAELAEFLREPVVVQIPFDVQDAVLVAGGNTPKNIHLLETATGAHGASSAQLQRPLRTSDSAALDSPGATVEDVARLLHSARRPLIVSGRGVSMSGTAGLVRSIGDRVGALFMHSAMARHVVPGPWELGTVGGFAHGWQVDLARQADVVVVLGASLNAFQCRGGNMFSPEATVIHILDEPHPASQAADIRLFSQLEEILPVLDRILGESIVEATPESKPRGEGSWREQLGRLPAPSAEELVGAITCDDGALDPRACLQQLDRLLPARRAVCTDGGHFLGWVPKFLDVPSPDSQVIVGTAIQSIGMGLGSLVGLAAAKPEDYCVLVAGDGGGMMGLADLGSAIESLNRGAIVFMNDAAYGAELHQYAKAGLDTSSMVIDDCDFAALGRAFGAEGFTVRTEADLEALRDYYAGLDDPHSDSADGHRRKVAVIDFKISRSVVADFVKEVLAKK, translated from the coding sequence ATGAGCACTTCACCGGCACGCGTCGACGCCTCCCTCACTTCCGTCCCCGCCCCTACCCCGGCCCCAAGGAACCCGGGGAAAGTGTCGGCTACGGTGTCGACTGCCATCGCCGAAGAGCTCCGCTCGTTCTGCCGCCACTGCTTCGGCCTGATTGGTAATGCGAACTCGCACTTCATCTCGGCGCTGACCGAGTCCGGGTTTGGGTACTCCTCGGTGCGCCACGAGTCGGCCGCGGTTGGAGCCGCGGACGCCTTCTACCGGGCGGGCGGGGGCATGGCCATCGCGACGACCACTTGCGGCGCCGGCTTCACCAACGCGCTGACCACACTCGCCGAGGCCAAGGCCGCGCGCATCCCGCTAATTTTTGTCACCGGCACACACCCGGCCACACCCCGCCCCTTCGACCTGGACCAGTCGGCGCTCCTCGACGCGCTGGGGGTCTGCTACCTCACCGCCTCGCCTTCGTCCGCGCGTGCCGACGCGCGTATCGCCGCCGAACTCGCGGAGTTCCTGCGCGAACCGGTGGTGGTGCAGATTCCATTCGATGTCCAGGATGCGGTGCTAGTCGCCGGAGGTAATACGCCGAAGAATATTCATCTTTTGGAGACCGCCACCGGGGCCCACGGGGCATCCTCGGCGCAGCTGCAGCGCCCGCTCCGGACCAGCGACTCCGCGGCGTTGGACTCTCCCGGCGCAACGGTGGAGGATGTGGCCCGCCTGCTGCACTCCGCCCGCCGGCCACTGATTGTCTCCGGGCGCGGGGTGAGCATGTCCGGCACTGCGGGGCTCGTGCGCTCTATCGGTGACCGCGTCGGTGCGCTTTTTATGCACTCGGCGATGGCGAGGCACGTGGTGCCAGGGCCGTGGGAGCTCGGCACAGTGGGCGGTTTCGCGCACGGCTGGCAGGTGGACCTGGCTAGGCAGGCGGATGTGGTCGTCGTCCTAGGGGCAAGCCTCAACGCGTTTCAGTGTCGCGGCGGGAACATGTTCTCGCCGGAGGCGACGGTCATCCATATTCTCGACGAGCCTCACCCGGCGTCCCAGGCCGCGGACATTCGACTCTTCTCGCAGCTCGAGGAAATCCTCCCGGTTTTGGACCGCATCCTCGGCGAGTCAATCGTCGAGGCCACCCCGGAGTCCAAGCCCCGCGGCGAAGGCTCTTGGCGCGAGCAGCTCGGCCGGCTTCCAGCGCCATCCGCCGAGGAGCTGGTCGGCGCGATCACCTGCGACGATGGCGCCCTGGATCCCCGGGCGTGCCTGCAACAGCTAGATCGCCTGCTGCCCGCCCGACGTGCCGTGTGCACCGACGGAGGACACTTCTTGGGCTGGGTACCGAAATTCTTGGACGTTCCCTCGCCGGATAGCCAGGTGATTGTCGGCACGGCGATTCAATCCATCGGTATGGGGCTCGGTTCCCTGGTCGGGCTCGCAGCCGCCAAGCCCGAGGACTACTGCGTCCTGGTCGCCGGCGACGGCGGCGGGATGATGGGCCTGGCCGACCTCGGCTCGGCGATCGAGAGCTTAAACCGCGGCGCCATCGTTTTCATGAACGACGCAGCCTACGGCGCCGAGCTGCACCAGTACGCCAAGGCGGGCCTCGACACCTCCTCGATGGTCATCGATGACTGTGACTTCGCAGCCCTCGGGAGGGCCTTCGGCGCGGAGGGTTTCACAGTCCGCACCGAGGCCGACCTCGAAGCTCTGCGCGACTACTACGCGGGGCTCGACGACCCCCACAGCGATTCAGCAGACGGTCACCGTCGTAAAGTCGCGGTTATCGATTTCAAGATCTCCCGTTCCGTGGTGGCTGACTTCGTCAAGGAGGTACTGGCGAAGAAGTAA
- the thrC gene encoding threonine synthase translates to MDFISTRDPERTPSKFSDILLGGLADDGGLYLPIEYPQVDDATLTRWRAVLADEGYAALAAEVIGLFVDDIPAKDLRAICDRAYTYPKFSDKDIVPVTKLEDGLYIGHLSMGPTAAFKDMAMQLLGEFFEYELARRGETLNILGATSGDTGSSAEYAMRGREGINVFMLTPAGRMTAFQQAQMFGLQDANIHNVALDGVFDDCQDIVKAVSGDLEYKASRHIGAVNSINWARLMAQVVYYVSCWIRVTGGNGPKANNAEKVSFSVPTGNFGDICAGHIARQMGVPIDRLIVATNENDVLDEFFRTGGYRVRSSAETQATSSPSMDISRASNFERFIFDLLGRDAERTALLFGKKVKEGGFSLTGERIFADASAKYGFLSGRSTHANRIATIKDCWERLGVLVDPHTADGIHVARGVQELVATPIVCLETALPVKFSETIMEATGREPDCPERFEAILDAPRRVTDLPNDADVVKQFIDDNLA, encoded by the coding sequence GTGGACTTTATTTCGACTCGCGACCCGGAGCGCACTCCCAGTAAGTTCTCGGACATCCTGCTCGGCGGGCTTGCAGACGACGGCGGTCTCTACCTTCCCATCGAGTACCCGCAGGTAGACGATGCCACTCTGACCCGCTGGCGCGCGGTGCTTGCCGACGAGGGCTACGCGGCCCTGGCTGCCGAGGTCATCGGCCTCTTCGTGGACGATATTCCTGCCAAGGATTTGCGGGCTATCTGCGATCGCGCGTACACCTACCCGAAGTTCTCCGACAAGGACATCGTGCCGGTAACGAAGCTGGAGGACGGCCTCTACATCGGACACCTGTCGATGGGCCCCACCGCCGCGTTCAAAGACATGGCGATGCAGCTGCTCGGCGAGTTCTTTGAGTACGAGCTCGCCCGCCGCGGCGAAACTCTGAATATTCTGGGCGCCACCTCCGGCGACACTGGTTCCTCCGCGGAGTACGCCATGCGCGGTCGCGAGGGCATCAACGTGTTCATGCTGACCCCTGCGGGCCGCATGACTGCGTTCCAGCAGGCGCAGATGTTCGGTCTGCAGGACGCCAACATCCACAACGTCGCCCTCGACGGAGTCTTCGACGACTGCCAGGACATCGTCAAGGCGGTCTCCGGCGATCTCGAGTACAAGGCCTCCCGCCACATCGGTGCGGTCAACTCAATCAACTGGGCGCGCCTGATGGCTCAGGTTGTCTACTACGTCTCCTGCTGGATTCGTGTCACTGGCGGCAACGGGCCGAAGGCAAACAACGCAGAGAAGGTCAGCTTCAGCGTTCCGACGGGCAACTTCGGCGACATCTGCGCTGGCCACATTGCCCGCCAGATGGGCGTTCCGATCGACCGCCTTATCGTTGCGACGAACGAAAACGATGTTCTCGACGAGTTCTTCCGTACCGGCGGATACCGCGTCCGCTCCTCCGCGGAGACTCAGGCGACATCCTCGCCGTCGATGGACATCTCGCGTGCCTCGAACTTCGAGCGCTTCATCTTCGATCTGCTCGGCCGCGACGCGGAGCGTACCGCGCTGCTGTTCGGCAAGAAGGTCAAGGAGGGCGGATTCTCGCTGACCGGCGAGCGCATCTTCGCAGATGCTTCCGCAAAGTACGGATTCCTCTCCGGCCGCTCCACCCACGCCAACCGCATCGCGACGATTAAGGATTGCTGGGAGCGCCTCGGTGTGCTGGTCGACCCGCACACGGCCGATGGCATCCACGTCGCCCGCGGCGTCCAGGAGCTGGTTGCCACCCCGATTGTCTGTCTTGAGACCGCCCTACCGGTGAAATTCTCTGAGACGATCATGGAGGCCACGGGCCGCGAGCCGGATTGCCCCGAGCGTTTCGAGGCCATCCTCGACGCTCCCCGCCGCGTTACGGACCTACCGAACGATGCGGACGTCGTCAAGCAGTTTATCGACGACAACCTGGCCTAA
- a CDS encoding glucose PTS transporter subunit IIA translates to MGSSKDSSARAIIENLGGPENISSLTHCATRLRFELGDVAKINEDKIDKVPGVLGVVHQGDNRYQVICGGGVESMYTAIKHLPEMQGAGVATKSNADVKAEARSKARGKYSWLDNFFEYLSDSFRPILGVLLGASLIIAIAAVLDGLKIVDFRADDKSATWVFVDAMWRSVFYFLPIMVAYNAAKKLRVDPWLGAAVMGALMTPEFMSLKDTDRFADTVKTVNETLGTESFTANVFGFAMQHNDYGGQVFVPLIMVAILALVYHGLKKIFPENVQMVFVPFISMLIMIPLTAFIVGPLGVWLGTGIGSGLAWMNSNAPFVFAILIPMLYPFLVPLGLHWPLNALMLVNIQTLGYDFIQGPMGAWNFACFGATAGVLVLSLRDRDVQMRQTATGALAAGLFGGISEPSLYGIHLRFKRVYPRMLLGCFAGGLTIAILSAPYGGVKTNAFVFTSLITTVVFKPIWVYLISIAVAFFVAMFAIILTDYRTPEEKAEAEAARAAAQADADAEAAEEAPLADDSPVAPATATTTGAGSAAGVATAVATKVEVAAPVAGEVISLDAAGDKVFASRALGEGVGIKPTESRIVAPVSGTLMTVAKTGHAFGIKTDDDVEVLVHVGIDTVKMAGEGFEVKVEKKQRVNAGDLLAEVDFDKIVGAGYPTTTIMTVTNTKKLASVEPKIGSTVRAGDAVIEVRP, encoded by the coding sequence ATGGGATCATCAAAAGATTCCAGCGCGAGGGCAATTATTGAAAACCTCGGCGGTCCGGAGAACATCTCCAGCCTGACTCACTGCGCCACCCGCCTGCGCTTCGAGTTGGGGGACGTAGCCAAGATCAACGAAGACAAGATTGACAAGGTTCCCGGCGTGCTGGGTGTCGTTCACCAGGGCGATAACCGCTACCAGGTGATCTGCGGCGGTGGCGTCGAGTCGATGTACACCGCAATCAAGCACCTGCCCGAGATGCAGGGCGCGGGCGTTGCCACCAAGTCCAACGCGGACGTCAAGGCCGAGGCCCGCTCGAAGGCGCGCGGCAAGTACTCGTGGCTGGATAATTTCTTCGAGTACCTGTCGGACTCCTTCCGCCCGATTCTGGGCGTGCTGCTGGGCGCATCCCTCATCATCGCCATCGCGGCGGTCCTCGACGGCCTGAAGATCGTCGACTTCCGCGCCGACGACAAGTCCGCCACCTGGGTCTTCGTCGATGCAATGTGGCGCAGTGTCTTCTACTTCCTGCCGATCATGGTCGCCTACAACGCAGCAAAGAAGCTGCGCGTCGACCCGTGGCTGGGCGCCGCCGTCATGGGTGCGCTGATGACACCCGAATTCATGAGCTTGAAGGACACCGATCGCTTCGCCGACACGGTCAAGACCGTCAACGAGACGCTGGGCACCGAGTCCTTCACCGCCAACGTATTCGGCTTCGCGATGCAGCACAACGACTACGGCGGACAGGTCTTCGTCCCACTGATTATGGTCGCCATCCTGGCGCTGGTCTACCACGGTCTGAAGAAAATCTTCCCGGAGAATGTGCAGATGGTCTTCGTGCCGTTCATATCCATGCTAATCATGATCCCGCTGACCGCTTTCATCGTCGGCCCGCTGGGCGTCTGGCTCGGTACCGGTATCGGCTCCGGCCTGGCATGGATGAACTCCAACGCACCGTTCGTCTTCGCAATCCTGATTCCGATGCTCTACCCGTTCCTGGTTCCGCTGGGCCTGCACTGGCCACTCAACGCCCTGATGCTGGTCAACATCCAGACCCTGGGCTACGACTTCATCCAGGGCCCGATGGGTGCATGGAACTTCGCCTGCTTTGGCGCCACCGCCGGTGTCCTGGTTCTGTCCCTGCGTGACCGCGACGTCCAGATGCGCCAGACCGCGACGGGCGCCCTGGCAGCCGGCCTCTTCGGTGGCATCTCCGAGCCTTCCCTCTACGGTATCCACCTGCGCTTCAAGAGGGTCTACCCGCGCATGCTGCTGGGCTGCTTCGCCGGCGGCCTGACCATCGCAATCCTGTCCGCTCCGTACGGCGGTGTGAAGACCAACGCATTCGTCTTCACCTCCTTGATCACCACCGTCGTATTCAAGCCGATCTGGGTCTACCTGATCTCCATCGCAGTGGCGTTCTTCGTCGCGATGTTCGCCATCATCCTCACCGACTACCGCACCCCAGAAGAGAAGGCTGAGGCCGAGGCCGCTCGCGCCGCCGCACAGGCTGACGCCGACGCGGAGGCCGCCGAGGAAGCACCGCTTGCCGACGATTCCCCGGTTGCTCCCGCCACTGCCACCACCACGGGCGCAGGTTCCGCGGCGGGTGTGGCCACTGCGGTTGCCACCAAGGTTGAGGTCGCCGCTCCGGTTGCTGGCGAAGTCATCAGCCTGGACGCCGCCGGCGACAAGGTCTTCGCCTCCCGCGCCCTCGGCGAGGGCGTCGGCATCAAGCCGACCGAGTCTCGCATCGTCGCGCCTGTGTCCGGCACCCTGATGACGGTAGCCAAGACCGGTCACGCCTTCGGAATCAAGACCGACGACGACGTCGAGGTCCTGGTACACGTCGGCATCGACACCGTGAAGATGGCCGGCGAGGGCTTCGAGGTGAAGGTCGAGAAGAAGCAACGTGTTAACGCCGGTGACCTCCTCGCTGAGGTCGACTTCGACAAGATTGTCGGTGCCGGCTACCCAACCACGACCATCATGACCGTCACCAACACCAAGAAGTTGGCGAGCGTCGAGCCGAAGATCGGCTCCACGGTCCGCGCCGGCGACGCGGTTATCGAAGTTAGGCCATAA
- the brnQ gene encoding branched-chain amino acid transport system II carrier protein — MSKASGVESPKSFTTIIVVTALMLFSMFFGAGNLIFPPKLGVDSGTNFGPSILGFLLTGVALPVLAIVAIAISGRNMRDLALRGGRFFSWAFPVIAYLSIGAFYALPRTGAVSYETGVQPLFGWGSLPAAAGFYFVFFGIALFLAWNPNEIVSKLGKILTPALLILLVILVGFSFTKFSPIDMAPIEKYSTAPFAAGLVEGYLTMDSIAGLAFGIIVISALRFNGVPEGNKTIRGTIVAGSIAGVLLAIIYLGLGYVGQVLPGADTFENGSGILAEVSKQTMGQVGQIVFGLIVLLACMTTAVGLIAATSEFFNLLIPGVSYKTWAVLFTVMSFAMATQGLSQVLAIAAPIITFIYPPAITLIFLTLLEPVIARNFNLHWTFRLGIWVATIWSAVSVLSSLGVGGSTVENALSLVPGHAVQFGWFLPTLIAVVIGYIADFATRNSREPDPLLDEHSSVAAA; from the coding sequence ATGTCCAAGGCGAGTGGGGTGGAGTCCCCCAAGTCCTTTACCACCATCATTGTGGTAACTGCCCTAATGCTATTTTCGATGTTCTTCGGCGCGGGAAACTTGATTTTCCCACCGAAGCTCGGCGTCGACTCGGGCACCAATTTTGGCCCATCTATTCTCGGCTTTTTGCTCACCGGTGTCGCTTTGCCGGTGCTGGCTATCGTCGCAATCGCAATTTCGGGTCGCAACATGCGTGACCTTGCTCTTCGCGGCGGCCGTTTCTTTTCCTGGGCTTTCCCAGTAATCGCTTACCTTTCCATCGGCGCTTTCTACGCGCTGCCGAGGACTGGTGCCGTCTCTTACGAAACCGGCGTTCAGCCCCTGTTTGGTTGGGGTTCGCTGCCTGCAGCAGCGGGCTTTTACTTCGTCTTCTTCGGCATCGCCCTGTTCCTGGCGTGGAATCCGAATGAGATTGTCTCGAAGCTGGGCAAGATTTTGACCCCGGCGCTGCTGATTCTTCTGGTCATCTTGGTCGGGTTCTCCTTCACCAAGTTCTCCCCCATCGACATGGCACCGATTGAGAAGTACTCGACGGCACCATTTGCCGCCGGTCTGGTCGAGGGCTACCTGACCATGGATTCCATCGCAGGTCTGGCGTTTGGCATCATCGTTATCTCCGCGCTGCGCTTCAACGGTGTCCCGGAGGGCAATAAGACCATTCGCGGCACCATCGTTGCTGGCAGCATCGCCGGCGTGCTGCTAGCGATTATCTACCTGGGCCTGGGCTACGTAGGCCAGGTTCTTCCCGGCGCGGACACCTTCGAAAACGGCTCCGGAATTCTCGCCGAGGTTTCGAAGCAGACCATGGGCCAGGTCGGCCAGATTGTCTTCGGCCTAATCGTTCTGCTCGCGTGCATGACCACTGCGGTCGGCCTGATTGCAGCGACCAGTGAGTTTTTCAATTTGCTCATCCCGGGCGTCAGCTACAAGACCTGGGCAGTTCTTTTCACCGTTATGTCCTTCGCCATGGCTACCCAGGGCCTGTCTCAGGTTCTCGCTATTGCAGCGCCCATCATTACGTTCATCTACCCGCCGGCAATCACGCTGATCTTCCTGACTCTGCTGGAGCCGGTTATCGCCCGCAACTTCAACCTGCACTGGACTTTCCGCCTAGGTATCTGGGTGGCTACCATCTGGTCCGCGGTCTCGGTTCTGTCCAGCCTCGGAGTAGGCGGCAGCACCGTGGAGAACGCCCTGAGCCTCGTCCCGGGCCACGCGGTCCAGTTTGGCTGGTTCCTGCCGACACTGATTGCTGTCGTCATCGGCTACATTGCCGACTTCGCCACCCGCAACTCCCGCGAGCCAGATCCGCTTCTCGACGAGCACAGCTCAGTGGCAGCAGCGTAA
- a CDS encoding HPr family phosphocarrier protein, producing the protein MITRTATIGSSVGLHARPASLFTAAAAEYDYDIVISLDDEEADAASILEVMTLGAKHGDVVTLSCEDDAAAGALDELAAMLERDLDAE; encoded by the coding sequence ATGATTACTCGCACCGCCACCATCGGTTCCTCCGTCGGCCTCCACGCTCGCCCGGCCTCTCTCTTCACCGCCGCCGCGGCCGAGTACGACTACGACATTGTGATCTCTCTCGACGACGAAGAGGCTGACGCAGCCTCCATCCTGGAGGTCATGACCCTGGGCGCCAAGCACGGCGATGTTGTCACCCTCAGCTGCGAGGATGATGCCGCGGCCGGCGCTCTCGACGAGCTCGCCGCGATGCTCGAGCGCGACCTGGACGCTGAGTAA